From Desertifilum tharense IPPAS B-1220:
GAAGAAGAGGGTGGGGAGGTGGGGAGGTGAGGGGATGGGGGGAAGAAGGGAGTTGGGGGTTGGGGAAGAAGGGGATGCTGGGGAGTTTGGGTTGAAGGCTTGTTGTTTGCGATGTTCTGATTTGCTAATTGTGTCATGTTGAAAATTGCGATCGCACAATTGAACCCCACCATTGGGGATATTGCTGGAAATACCCAACAGATTTTAGAGGCGGCGAAGCGGGCTGCAAGTCAGGGAGTACGCTTGGTGTTGACGCCGGAGTTGTCGGTATGCGGTTATCCGCCGCGAGATTTGCTGATGGCCCCTAGTTTTATTGAAGCAATGGCGATCGCAGTCGCGCAACTGGCGGAGGCTTTGCCCCCAGAGGTGGCGGTATTGGTCGGCACGGTTGAACCGAATCCCCACGCCCATCAGCAGGGCGATAAACCCCTGTTTAACAGCATGAACCTCTTAAAAGGAGGTCGGGTGCAGCAGGTGTTTCACAAGCGTTTGTTGCCTACCTATGATGTGTTTGATGAAGATCGGTATTTTGCTGCCGGGGAAGCCAGCAATTTCTTTACCCTGGATGGGGTGAAGGTGGGGGTGACGATCTGCGAGGATTTATGGAACGATGAGTTGTTTTGGGGAAAGCGCAGTTATCGGGTGAATCCCATTGCCGATTTAGCCCAGTTGGGTGTAGATGTGGTGGTGAATTTATCGGCGTCTCCCTATAGCGTGGGGAAACAAAAGCTACGGGAGGCGATGCTGTCTCATGGGGCGAGTCGCTATCATCAACCGATTATCTATACGAATCAGGTTGGGGGTAATGATGATTTGATTTTTGATGGGTGTAGCGTGGCGTTTAATCGTCGCGGGGAGTTAATTTGTCGCGCCCGTGGCTTTGAGGCGGATGAGGTGGTCCTCGGCTACGATGGGGATTTGCAAGCTTTACCGGAAACAACCTGCGCGGCGTTGCTGGAGGTTGAGGAGGCGGAAGTCTGGCAGGCGTTAGTCTTGGGGGTGCGAGACTATACGCGCAAGTGCGGCTTTTCTCAGGTGGTTTTGGGGTTAAGTGGGGGGGTTGATTCGTCTTTGGTGGCGGCGATCGCAGCGGCGGCAATTGGGGCGGAAAATGTATTGGGGGTGTTGATGCCTTCTCCCTATAGTTCTGACCATTCGGTGAAGGATGCGCTGGAATTAGCCCAAAATTTGGGAATCAAGACGGAAATTATCCCCATTGGCGATTTGATGCAAGGATACGATCTGGCTTTGGATAAGTTATTTGCAGGAACCTCTCCAGGAATTGCCCAGGAGAATATTCAATCGCGGATTCGAGGTAATTTGTTGATGGCGGTGGCGAATCAGTTTGGCCATTTGCTGATTTCGACGGGGAATAAGTCGGAAATGGCGGTGG
This genomic window contains:
- a CDS encoding NAD+ synthase produces the protein MKIAIAQLNPTIGDIAGNTQQILEAAKRAASQGVRLVLTPELSVCGYPPRDLLMAPSFIEAMAIAVAQLAEALPPEVAVLVGTVEPNPHAHQQGDKPLFNSMNLLKGGRVQQVFHKRLLPTYDVFDEDRYFAAGEASNFFTLDGVKVGVTICEDLWNDELFWGKRSYRVNPIADLAQLGVDVVVNLSASPYSVGKQKLREAMLSHGASRYHQPIIYTNQVGGNDDLIFDGCSVAFNRRGELICRARGFEADEVVLGYDGDLQALPETTCAALLEVEEAEVWQALVLGVRDYTRKCGFSQVVLGLSGGVDSSLVAAIAAAAIGAENVLGVLMPSPYSSDHSVKDALELAQNLGIKTEIIPIGDLMQGYDLALDKLFAGTSPGIAQENIQSRIRGNLLMAVANQFGHLLISTGNKSEMAVGYCTLYGDMNGGLAAIADVPKTRVYNLCRWLNQHSDREIIPENVLTKPPSAELKPGQVDQDSLPPYEILDDILHRFIHEHQSPQEMVGAGHDLHIVNRVIQLVTRAEFKRRQAPPGIKITQRAFGTGWRMPIASKSLPSLLT